From the genome of Bradyrhizobium sp. ORS 278:
GCGTACTGAGACGTCGGGGCGGCGACGTCTATTTCGCCGAGAATACGCTGTGGCTCACGCTGTTCGGGCTACTGTTCTGGGATGAGCTTTTCGAATCCGGCCAGCTCAACAGCCTGTTCGACTGGGTTCCGCATTGCCTTCGCGACCGGACTTTTCATCGGCGTTTCGCCGCGCAGATCGATGCGAAGCTCGCGCAGATCAAATCCGGACAGGGACTGCCCATCATCCTGCGTGTGGTCGCCTCCAAATGGGGCCGGTCCAACGGACTGTTCGCTTGGGAGCACGTGCAGATCGACGCGCTACGCGCCTTGCTCGCCTGTGCCAATGCGGACGGCTTGGCTGCGATTCTTCGGGCGATGTGCGAGGACTTCTGCGGCATGCGGGACGGCTTCCCCGACCTGATGCAGGTGCGCGACGGAAAAGTGACGTTCGTCGAGGTCAAGGCCGAGGGCGACGCCATACGCCGCAATCAGTTGACGCGTCTGCGTCAGCTGGAGCAGGCCGGCATACCGGCCGAGATCGGCCGCGTGGATTACCGCTTCGACCCGGAGCAAGACTACGTCGTCGTCGACATCGAGACCACGGGCTCCTGGTCATCGGGTGATCGCATCACCGAAATCGGAGCGGTGAAGGTCCGCAATCATCAACTGGTCGAGCAGTGGCACTCGCTGATCAACCCGCAGCGGCCGATCCCCGCGAAGATCGTCGAACTAACCGGCATCACCAACCAGATGGTTCGGGATGCGCCCGTTTTTCACGAGATCGCCGACAGTTTCATGGCGTTCATGGGGGACGGCATCTTCGTGGCCCACAATGTGAATTTCGATTACGGATTCTTGTCGAGCGAGTTCGAGCGGCTCGAACGGCGCTTCCGCTTCCCGAAGCTGTGCACCTGCGTCGGAATGCGGCGCCGATATCCCGGGCACACATCATATGGGCTGGGAAAGCTGTGCGCGATCTACGGCATCGAGCTGGACGACCACCATCGAGCGCTCTGCGACGCTCGGGCGGCAGCCCACCTGCTGAATCTCATCAACACGAAGCGCGTCGAAGAGGCGGAGGCTGACGCGGTTCAGGCGGCGTAGTCGCTCGGAGTACGGCGAGAGGTGGGGCAGCGCGTGTGTCATCGACGTCGGTCATGACGGCTCCTCGAACAAGCCGATCGAGAACTCTCTCGCAAGCGTCTGCGCCGCCGCGAGCAGCGACGCATCGCCGCCGCGCCAGCCAATCAGAGACAGTCCGACAGGGACCGCACCGGATGTCGCCACGGGGAGGTTCACCTGCGGAAGCCCCGTCAACCCGGCGATGCACGTCAGGTCGACGATCCGATGCACGGCCGTGCGCATCTCTGATAGACCGGCATCGCGAGCGATCGGCAGAATGGGCGTTGTCGGCAGACACAGCATCCGTCGCCCGTCCAGCACATCGTCGAGCCGCTTCGATGCGGCCGCGCGGAAGACCTCGGCGGTTGCGAGATCCTGCGGGGCAATGCGTCCGTCATCGGCAAAGGCGCCGGCCACCTCCGAGGAAAAGCGCGGATTGACCCGGTCGATCCAATCGCGAAACGTCGCGTGAAATTCGCTTTTCTGCAGGACGCGCTGATGCCGCCCCCACGCGAGAAGCTCGCCATCTGCCAGCGCCGCCTCCGTGGCTGGTGCGACGCTGCGGAGCCGCGCGACAACCGGTTGCAAGGCGGCCCTGACCGGCTCGTCGGCCAGCGCAAAGCAATCTGAAGCAATCACGATGTCCGGCTGCAGCCCATCCGCAATCGGCTCGGCGAGCAGCACGCTTCCGACGCGGCCAAACGTCAGCGCATCTCTCGTGAAATAGCCGACGGTGTCGAACGACGGCGCCTGGGTCATCAGGCCAGCGACGGAGATACGGCCGTGCGTGGGCCGCAGGCCATAGATCCCGCAGAAGCTCGCGGGCGTGCGCACGGAGCCGCCGGAGTCGGTGCCTAATGCGACGTCGACCAGTCCACCAGCCACCGCGGACGCAGAGCCGCTCGACGAGCCGCCGGGGACACGATCCGGCGCACGCGGATTGAGCGGCGTTCCGTAGAACCTGTTGATGCCGAGCAGTCCGAGCGAAATCTCATCGGTGATGGTCTTGCCGGTCAGCGTCGCGCCAGCGCAGCACATCGCGTCCACGGCCCAGGCATCCCTCTCCGGGGTGTCATGACAGGCGGCCCAGTCCGGATTTCCGCAGCCGGTCACATCGCCGGCAACATCGAACAGATCCTTGACCGCGAAGCTCAGTCCGGACAACGGGCCGGACCGATGCGGCGAACGCCGCATGATCGCGTTGGGAAGGAAGGCTCCGAGGGGGTCCTGAACCATGGTTCTCCCGATCACTCGCAAGCAGCATCCAGATTTGTTGCCAGGCGCGCTCGGGTGAGCGCGCCTGGCATGCAGTCACTCTTTGTAGAGCTTGCGGAAATCCGGGTGGGTGTGGAACCAGTACTCGAAGCCCTTGACGTTCTTCTGCATCGCGTAGTCGGCAAACCGTGTGTAGAGCGGGATGCGCGGCAGGTCGGTCATCACGATGTCGACCATCTTGTTCAGGCTGGTCTTGTAGATCTCAGGATCCCGGGTGAAGCGCGCCTCGTCGATCACCTTGTCGAGGTCGGGATTGACGTAATTGGCGGTGTTGAACACCGAGTTGTTGCCGCCGTGGAAGGTCCAGAAGAAGAAGTAGTCGGGATAGTCGAGCCAGCCGTAGAATTCGGCGATGACCATCGGCATCGTCTTGCTGGCCATCTGTGCGAACCAGTTCGAGCCCGGCACCTTCTCGATCGTCAGCTCGACACCGATAGTCTTGAGCGCTTCCTGGATCAGGATGGCGGTCGGCTCACGTACGGTGGCTTCGCTGAGGTCGATCGACAGCGTGGTCTTGAAGCCGTTCGGGAAGCCGGCCTCGGTGAGCAGCTGCTTGGCCTTCGCGAGGTCCTGGCCGTGCTTGACCGGAACCGGCCAGGTCGCATCGGGATACGGCTTGGCCGGATCGCCGCCGAACATCGGCTTGGCGCGATTGTAGAGCGCGGAGCTGACGATCTCCTTGTAGGGAATCGCATAGGAGATCGCCTCCCGCACCTTCGGATTGTCGAACGGGGCGATCTTCACGTTCATGTCGACGAAGACGAGATCGTTCTGCACGGGCACGCCGATGATCGAGACCTTGCCCTGCTCCGCCAGCTCGGCATAGTCCTTCGGCGGCAGGCCGACGGACATGTCGACGTCGCCCTTCTCCAGCAGCGCGCGGCGCGTGCCGGCGGAGGCGATCTGCCGGTAGACCACGCGCTTGAGCTTGGGCAGCGGTCCGGACTTCCAGGCATCGAACCGCGTGAACACGGTCTGCTGGCCCGGCGACCAGGATTCCACCTTGTAGGCGCCGCCGCCGCAATCATTGCGCGACACCCAGTCGAACGCCCACGGGTCCTGCGCCGTCGCATGCTTCTTGGCCAATTCGGAGTTGACGATGACCGGCACCGGCACCACGAGGTCGGGCATCGTCAGCTTGTTGAACTGATCGAATGTCGCCTTGAAGGTGTAGTCGTCGACCACCGAGAACTGTTCGGGCTTGACTAGCGATCCCGCCGCCATCTGCACGGCCGGGAAGCCGCCGGCGGCGATGGCGCGGTCGAACGACCACTTCACGTCCTTGGCGGTGACCGGCGTGCCGTCGTGGAACGTCGCGTCCTTGCGCAGATGGAAGATGTAGGTCTTGCCGTCCTCGCTGGCCTCCCAGCTTTCGGCCAGCTCCGGCGTCATGACCTTCGCATCATAGGACACGGTGCCGTCCGCCAGCGTCTTTTCGCCATGGCTGACCAGGCGATCATAGGCCTGCCACACGACCATGCGGCTGTGATCGTTCGCTGTCGGCACCATCGTGTCGAGGCCGTTCGGGCCCATCTCAGACACGATCACCAAAGTGTCCTTGGCGATCTCCGCATGCGCAACGGCGCCGGGCAGCACAGCGGACGCTGTGAGCAACGCCGCTGCAACGAGACTGCGATAAAGCTTCATATCGTGCGTCCTTTCTGGAGGGTTCAGGTGGAGGGTGGAGGCAGTGTCAGAGGCCGAGCTCGCTCAACAGCTTCGGCCATTGGTGGGCCCACGGGCGCGCCTGCTCGAAGGCGCCGGAGGCGGCGAGCACGGTCCTATCAGCCAGATGGCGTCCGATGATCTGCATGCCGACAGGAAGACCCGTCTTGGTGAAGCCCGCGGGAATGGTCGCGGCGGGCTGGCCGGTCAGGTTGCAGATGAAGGTGAAGCAGAGCCAGTCCCCGGTCGTGACCATCTTGTCTTCGATGATCTCCGGCCCCTGCATGTAGAGCGGGAAGGCCGGCACCGCGAGCGTGGGCGTGATCAGGAGATCGTAGTTGGCCATGAACCGCCACATGCGGTTGCAGACCATCTGCCGGATCATCTTGGCGTCCGTGAACTCCTCCGCCGTCCACTGCCGCTGCAGCAGCGCAACGAGATGCGGCGACATCTCCTTCTCGCGCCCCTTCATCATGCGGCGCATCCCGGTGAGGTCGGTGTCGCCGGCGACGATGGTCCAGAAATGCGGGAACGGATCGTCCCAGCCGGGATTGGCGCGCTCGACGGTGCAGCCGAGATCGGTCTCGAACACGCGCACCGCTTCGGAGACGACGCGACGGACTTCGGGATCGACCGGCGCATAGCCCCAGTCCTCGCTGTAGGCGATGCGCAATCCCTTGATGCTCTCCTTCGTTGCATCGACATAGTCGAAGTCGGCGGCCGGGATCGAGTAGCGATCGCGCGGATCGGGCCCGGTGATCACCTTCAGCATCAGCGCCGAGTCCGCCACGGTGCGGCTCATCGGACCGACATGCTCGAGTGACTCCCAGCTCGACACGCCGGGATAGCGCTCGTCGCGGCACCCTGGATAAAGCGGCACGCGGCCCATGGAGGCCTTGATGCCGTAGAGCCCGCACAGCGCCGAGGGAATACGGATCGAGCCGCCGCCGTCGGAGCCGATCGCAAACGGCGCGACACCGCTCGCGACCGACGCACCGGAACCGGCGCTCGATCCACCCGACGTCATGTCGAGATTCCAAGGATTGCGCGTCGCCGGAAACACCGGATTGTGGCCGACGCCGCTGTATCCGAACTCCGGCACGTTGGTCTTGCCGATGATGACGGCGCCGGCCGCCTTCAGGCGCTCGACCACGATGTCATCCTCGTCCGGCACGAAGTCGCGATAGAGCAGCGACCCCATGACGGTGAGGATGTCCTTGGTCGCAACCAGATCCTTGATGCCGATCGGCACGCCCGCAAGCAGGCCGGGATCCTCGCCCGCGGCGATCTTGGCGTCGACGGCGGCCGCCGCCGCCCGCGCGACATCGGGTGTCGGCGTGCAGAAGGCGTGGATGTGCGGCTCGAGCTTGTCCATGCGGCGCAGCACCGCCTCGGTGACCTCCATGGCCGAGAGAGTCTTGTCCTTGACCTTTGCCGCAACGGTGACGGCGTCCATGCGGCAGATTTCGTTGTCAGCGCTCATCGTTTCCTCCAGCGGGTGAAACAGCGAAGTGGCAGGCGGCGAAATGATCCGGCGCCGTCGCGCGGAGCGGCGGCATCGCCGTTGCGCAGATATCGGCCGCCTTGGGGCAGCGTCCGTAGAAGCGGCACATATTGGGATCGGGATTGATCGGGCTGGCCGGGCTGCCGTCGAGCCGCGGCCGGGCTTCGCCGCGCCGCGCCGGGTCCGGGATCGCAGCGACCAGCGCCTGCGTGTAGGGATGGCGGGGTGCGGTGAACAGCGCCTCCGCCGGCGCGATCTCGACGATCTTGCCGAGATACATCACGACCACGCGCGAGCACAGCAGCCGCACCACGTTGAGATCATGCGACACGAACAGATAGCTCATCGACAGCCGCGCGCGCAGGTCGGCGAGCAGCCGCAGGATCACGGCCTGCACGGAGACGTCGAGCGCCGAGGTCGGCTCGTCCAGGATCAGCAGCGACGGTTCGACCGCGACCGCGCGCGCGATGCCGACGCGCGCGCGCTGGCCGCCCGAGAGCTGATGCGGATAGCGCTGCAGCAACTCATCCGGCAGCCCGACAAGCGCCGCGGTGGCCTGAACGCGGTGCGCGATCTCGGCGCCGTCGGTGAGGCCGAGCAGCCGCTTCAGCGGATCGGCGATAGCCTGGAACACGCGAAAGGAGGGATTGAGGCTCTCGGTCGCGTCCTGGAACACGACCTGGACGCGCCGCCGGCTCGGCGACGCCGCGAATTTCGTCTGCGTGATTGCGGTGAGATCCTCGCCGTCCATCAGGACCTGGCCCGCGGTGGGATCGATGAGACGGCCGAGCAGGCGCACCATCGTCGACTTGCCGCAACCGGATTCACCGACGAGGCCGACGCTTTCTCCGGCTGAGATCGTCAGACTGACGTCGTCGACGGCATGGAGCTTTGCCCCCTTCCCTGCCCGCTTGATCGGGTACAGCTTGGATAGCGACCTGACCTCGAGCAGCGGTGTCATGAGAGCGGAAACCGGCAACGCACGAGATGCTGGGGTGATACACGGGTCCAAGGCAGCTCCGCTTCATCGCAGATCGGCTGCCTCAGCTCGCAGCGTCCGCTGAAGCGACACGGCGGCAGCGCGCCGCGGAGATCTGGCAGATGGCCGGGGATGGCATTGAGGTCGTCGAGGCGCGACTCCGGCACGGGCGTCGCCGCCAGCAGCCGGCGCGTATAGGGATGCGCCGGACGCTCCAGCAATTGTTCGGTCGGTGCGATCTCGACGATGTGGCCGGCATGCATGACAGCGATCCGGTCGCAATACTCGCCAGCGAGGCCGAGATCGTGAGTGATCAGCAAGGTCGACATCTGCGTCGCGCGGCTCATCTCGCGGATCAGGTCCATGATCACGGCCTGGGTCGTCACGTCGAGTCCCGTCGTCGGCTCGTCCGCGATCAGCACGGACGGTGTGCAGGCCAGCGCCATCGCAATCATCACGCGCTGGCACATGCCCCCCGACAGCTCGAACGGATAGGCCTCCGCGCGGCGCTCGGGATCGGGAATGCGCACCCGCGCCAGTGCGGCGATCGCCGCCGTTTTCAGCTCGCGCCGCGGCAGCGCGGCATGCTCCTGCAGGACGTCCTCGATCTGCTTGCCGACCTTGCGGATCGGATTGAGCGCGGTGCGCGGGCTCTGGAAGATCATCGCCATCTCGCGTCCACGCAGCTCGCGCATCGCTTCCGGGGGCGCCGCCAAAAGATCGATGCCGCCCATCGTGATCGCGCCCTTGGTGACGCGTGCGGCGGCATCGTTGAGGCCCATCACGGTGTAGGCGGTGACGGATTTGCCAGAGCCGCTTTCGCCGACCACGCCGACGATCTCACCGCGCGAGACCGACAGGCTGACGGCATCCAGCGCCCGCACCACGCCATGACGGGTGCGGAATTCCACCGAGAGGTTGTCGATCTCGAGCTGCGCCATCACACGCGCTTCCTTGGATCGAGCAGGTCGCGCAGTCCATCGCCCAGCATGTTGAAGGAGAACACCGCGAGCACGAGCGCCGCGCCCGGGAACATGAAGGCCCACCATTCGCCGGAAATGATGTAGCTCGCGCCTTCCGAGACCATGATGCCCCATTCGGGCGTCGGCGGCCGCACGCCGAGTCCTATGAAAGACAGGCCGGCGGCGTTGAGGATCGCCCAGCCCATGTTGAGCGAGGCCTGCACCATCATCGGCGGCAGGATGTTCGGGACGATATGATTGATCAGGACGCGCAGCGGTCCGTTGCCGCCCATCCGCGCCGCCTCGACATAGCCGAGCTCGCGCCGCACGTTCACCTCCGCACGCGCGAAGCGGCAGTAGAACGGCAGATTGATGATCATCGTCGCGATGATGATGTTGGCGACGCTGTTGCCCAGCGCCACCACGATGCCCATCGCCAGCACGAACAACGGGAACGCCATGATGGTGTCCATCGCGCGGCCGATGATGCGGTCGGTCCAGCCGCCGAAATAGCCGGCGAGCGCGCCCAGCGCGAGGCCGACCACGAAGGACAGCGCCACTGCCGACACCGCCATGCCGAGATCAAGGCGCGTGGCGACAATGACGCGGCTCAGGATGTCGCGG
Proteins encoded in this window:
- a CDS encoding ABC transporter ATP-binding protein gives rise to the protein MTPLLEVRSLSKLYPIKRAGKGAKLHAVDDVSLTISAGESVGLVGESGCGKSTMVRLLGRLIDPTAGQVLMDGEDLTAITQTKFAASPSRRRVQVVFQDATESLNPSFRVFQAIADPLKRLLGLTDGAEIAHRVQATAALVGLPDELLQRYPHQLSGGQRARVGIARAVAVEPSLLILDEPTSALDVSVQAVILRLLADLRARLSMSYLFVSHDLNVVRLLCSRVVVMYLGKIVEIAPAEALFTAPRHPYTQALVAAIPDPARRGEARPRLDGSPASPINPDPNMCRFYGRCPKAADICATAMPPLRATAPDHFAACHFAVSPAGGNDER
- a CDS encoding ABC transporter ATP-binding protein — its product is MAQLEIDNLSVEFRTRHGVVRALDAVSLSVSRGEIVGVVGESGSGKSVTAYTVMGLNDAAARVTKGAITMGGIDLLAAPPEAMRELRGREMAMIFQSPRTALNPIRKVGKQIEDVLQEHAALPRRELKTAAIAALARVRIPDPERRAEAYPFELSGGMCQRVMIAMALACTPSVLIADEPTTGLDVTTQAVIMDLIREMSRATQMSTLLITHDLGLAGEYCDRIAVMHAGHIVEIAPTEQLLERPAHPYTRRLLAATPVPESRLDDLNAIPGHLPDLRGALPPCRFSGRCELRQPICDEAELPWTRVSPQHLVRCRFPLS
- a CDS encoding amidase; the encoded protein is MVQDPLGAFLPNAIMRRSPHRSGPLSGLSFAVKDLFDVAGDVTGCGNPDWAACHDTPERDAWAVDAMCCAGATLTGKTITDEISLGLLGINRFYGTPLNPRAPDRVPGGSSSGSASAVAGGLVDVALGTDSGGSVRTPASFCGIYGLRPTHGRISVAGLMTQAPSFDTVGYFTRDALTFGRVGSVLLAEPIADGLQPDIVIASDCFALADEPVRAALQPVVARLRSVAPATEAALADGELLAWGRHQRVLQKSEFHATFRDWIDRVNPRFSSEVAGAFADDGRIAPQDLATAEVFRAAASKRLDDVLDGRRMLCLPTTPILPIARDAGLSEMRTAVHRIVDLTCIAGLTGLPQVNLPVATSGAVPVGLSLIGWRGGDASLLAAAQTLAREFSIGLFEEPS
- a CDS encoding ABC transporter substrate-binding protein gives rise to the protein MKLYRSLVAAALLTASAVLPGAVAHAEIAKDTLVIVSEMGPNGLDTMVPTANDHSRMVVWQAYDRLVSHGEKTLADGTVSYDAKVMTPELAESWEASEDGKTYIFHLRKDATFHDGTPVTAKDVKWSFDRAIAAGGFPAVQMAAGSLVKPEQFSVVDDYTFKATFDQFNKLTMPDLVVPVPVIVNSELAKKHATAQDPWAFDWVSRNDCGGGAYKVESWSPGQQTVFTRFDAWKSGPLPKLKRVVYRQIASAGTRRALLEKGDVDMSVGLPPKDYAELAEQGKVSIIGVPVQNDLVFVDMNVKIAPFDNPKVREAISYAIPYKEIVSSALYNRAKPMFGGDPAKPYPDATWPVPVKHGQDLAKAKQLLTEAGFPNGFKTTLSIDLSEATVREPTAILIQEALKTIGVELTIEKVPGSNWFAQMASKTMPMVIAEFYGWLDYPDYFFFWTFHGGNNSVFNTANYVNPDLDKVIDEARFTRDPEIYKTSLNKMVDIVMTDLPRIPLYTRFADYAMQKNVKGFEYWFHTHPDFRKLYKE
- a CDS encoding exonuclease domain-containing protein — encoded protein: MKPTTLPVYYYLDHFVEMLEFVERTYDEILSDEDRAFTSSFRGLSKDAQCLLIRMVNRRGTIFNRALFKYPEITDLESAARNLIACGYARGLRADDYSAFLLCQPKTALLDGARAAGFGRDIRASWSKPALADFFLATIPFDVAAMHCGAVGFIALDNTRSIDFLLYLYFGKTADSLKNFALRDLGVLRTNKETSFSSRFVDADEAHACFHYSQVLNRIEARSVDIYQLAVKAILDGPPRTSDYAADLASRAACQVGQYFEKQGELDVAERLYRFGQSADCRERLVRLLYTRGEKDAAELLLREMIDDPESDDEHLFAMDFYARKFGKQRTGLSTALLRSGRLIVVDDTHRGHPEAGVAGVLRRRGGDVYFAENTLWLTLFGLLFWDELFESGQLNSLFDWVPHCLRDRTFHRRFAAQIDAKLAQIKSGQGLPIILRVVASKWGRSNGLFAWEHVQIDALRALLACANADGLAAILRAMCEDFCGMRDGFPDLMQVRDGKVTFVEVKAEGDAIRRNQLTRLRQLEQAGIPAEIGRVDYRFDPEQDYVVVDIETTGSWSSGDRITEIGAVKVRNHQLVEQWHSLINPQRPIPAKIVELTGITNQMVRDAPVFHEIADSFMAFMGDGIFVAHNVNFDYGFLSSEFERLERRFRFPKLCTCVGMRRRYPGHTSYGLGKLCAIYGIELDDHHRALCDARAAAHLLNLINTKRVEEAEADAVQAA
- a CDS encoding amidase: MSADNEICRMDAVTVAAKVKDKTLSAMEVTEAVLRRMDKLEPHIHAFCTPTPDVARAAAAAVDAKIAAGEDPGLLAGVPIGIKDLVATKDILTVMGSLLYRDFVPDEDDIVVERLKAAGAVIIGKTNVPEFGYSGVGHNPVFPATRNPWNLDMTSGGSSAGSGASVASGVAPFAIGSDGGGSIRIPSALCGLYGIKASMGRVPLYPGCRDERYPGVSSWESLEHVGPMSRTVADSALMLKVITGPDPRDRYSIPAADFDYVDATKESIKGLRIAYSEDWGYAPVDPEVRRVVSEAVRVFETDLGCTVERANPGWDDPFPHFWTIVAGDTDLTGMRRMMKGREKEMSPHLVALLQRQWTAEEFTDAKMIRQMVCNRMWRFMANYDLLITPTLAVPAFPLYMQGPEIIEDKMVTTGDWLCFTFICNLTGQPAATIPAGFTKTGLPVGMQIIGRHLADRTVLAASGAFEQARPWAHQWPKLLSELGL
- a CDS encoding ABC transporter permease, with translation MSLVTLARNTGYAFGENRLTLVAAIILALLTLFAIFGPSIAPYDPLLTSATTKLARPSLAHPFGTDALGRDILSRVIVATRLDLGMAVSAVALSFVVGLALGALAGYFGGWTDRIIGRAMDTIMAFPLFVLAMGIVVALGNSVANIIIATMIINLPFYCRFARAEVNVRRELGYVEAARMGGNGPLRVLINHIVPNILPPMMVQASLNMGWAILNAAGLSFIGLGVRPPTPEWGIMVSEGASYIISGEWWAFMFPGAALVLAVFSFNMLGDGLRDLLDPRKRV